The following are from one region of the Nostoc cf. commune SO-36 genome:
- a CDS encoding secondary thiamine-phosphate synthase enzyme YjbQ → MTHYQKLLKISTTGKSFYNITAKIAAAVAESGVETGLCTLFLRHTSASLVIQENADPDVLMDLANFMAKLVPESGKYIHDAEGADDMPAHIRTALTHTSEHIPINRGHLVLGTWQGIYIWEHRQRSHSRELVVHISG, encoded by the coding sequence ATGACTCACTACCAAAAGTTACTAAAAATTTCTACCACTGGCAAATCTTTTTACAACATCACTGCAAAAATTGCAGCCGCAGTTGCAGAATCTGGCGTTGAAACTGGTCTTTGTACTTTATTTTTGCGTCATACTTCAGCCAGTTTAGTAATCCAAGAAAATGCCGATCCTGATGTTCTTATGGATCTAGCTAATTTTATGGCAAAACTCGTCCCCGAATCAGGTAAATACATCCACGATGCAGAAGGTGCTGATGATATGCCGGCACATATTCGTACCGCACTCACCCATACTTCTGAACATATCCCCATTAATCGTGGTCATTTGGTACTGGGAACTTGGCAGGGAATTTATATTTGGGAACACCGCCAACGTAGCCATTCCAGAGAATTAGTTGTTCACATTTCTGGATAG